One genomic region from Desulfomonilaceae bacterium encodes:
- the trpS gene encoding tryptophan--tRNA ligase, whose translation MRVLSGIQPSGALHLGNYLAMMKPMISYMDRSLLFVFIVNLHAMTSVTDGERLAEGTLEAASDFLALGLDPDRSIFWVQSDVPEVVELSWILTCVTPMGLLERCHSYKDKIAKGISPNHGLFAYPVLMAADILLYQANVVPVGKDQKQHIEVTRDIAVKFNGVYGETFVVPDGEINDQVATVPGVDGQKMSKSYGNTIEIFLDEKALRKKVMSVKTDSTPVDQPKDPETCSLFQIYRHFASEDRVRDVKRMYIEGGASYGAIKKELVEILWEMFRSQRLEKKKLMADPGHIRSILADGARKAREIAFPTIEDVRKKVGIKY comes from the coding sequence TTGCGAGTTCTTTCGGGCATTCAACCAAGTGGAGCGCTTCATCTGGGAAACTACCTTGCAATGATGAAACCAATGATTTCCTATATGGACAGGAGTCTTCTTTTTGTATTTATAGTCAATTTACACGCCATGACGAGTGTGACGGATGGTGAACGACTTGCCGAAGGGACGTTGGAAGCCGCCTCGGATTTTCTTGCTCTAGGTCTGGATCCTGATCGGTCTATCTTCTGGGTCCAATCCGATGTGCCTGAAGTTGTGGAGTTGTCCTGGATACTTACCTGCGTTACTCCAATGGGGCTGCTTGAACGCTGTCACTCTTATAAAGACAAAATAGCCAAAGGAATTTCTCCTAATCACGGGCTTTTCGCGTATCCGGTATTAATGGCTGCGGATATTTTGCTGTATCAGGCCAACGTAGTGCCGGTCGGAAAGGACCAGAAACAACATATTGAGGTTACTAGAGACATAGCCGTCAAGTTTAACGGAGTCTATGGGGAAACATTTGTTGTTCCAGACGGAGAAATAAATGATCAAGTAGCCACGGTGCCCGGAGTGGATGGGCAAAAAATGTCCAAGTCATACGGCAACACTATTGAGATATTTCTCGATGAGAAAGCGCTCCGTAAAAAAGTTATGAGCGTCAAAACTGATTCTACGCCAGTCGATCAGCCTAAGGATCCCGAAACGTGCAGTCTTTTTCAGATTTACAGGCATTTCGCTTCTGAAGACAGGGTTAGAGATGTCAAACGCATGTACATTGAGGGTGGCGCCTCCTACGGAGCCATCAAAAAAGAGTTGGTCGAAATTCTATGGGAGATGTTTCGATCCCAGAGACTCGAAAAAAAGAAATTAATGGCCGATCCTGGCCATATAAGATCAATATTGGCTGATGGAGCTAGAAAAGCCAGAGAAATAGCTTTTCCCACAATAGAAGACGTTCGGAAAAAAGTGGGAATAAAATATTGA
- the nth gene encoding endonuclease III, with protein MVWIVSTLLKGVGTVKTDIRKVVEILRKAVGAMRVPIVTEISQRKKSPFEVLMATILSLRTKDEVTRAASKRLFEVASTPMELLALEEGQIAALIFPVGFYKTKAKTLRSICDRLINDYDGKVPDDLDELLKLKGVGRKTANLVVTLGFGKLGVCVDTHVHRISNRLGYVKTRTPEQTEMVLREKLPVDYWIEYNDLLVTWGQNVCAPISPFCSRCAIFDYCERVGVKKSR; from the coding sequence GTGGTTTGGATAGTCTCCACATTATTGAAAGGAGTAGGCACGGTAAAGACTGATATCCGCAAGGTGGTAGAGATACTGCGCAAAGCGGTAGGCGCTATGCGAGTTCCCATAGTTACGGAGATTTCACAGCGCAAGAAATCGCCCTTTGAGGTTCTCATGGCGACAATACTATCGCTCCGCACCAAGGACGAAGTTACTCGTGCGGCTTCTAAGCGTTTATTTGAGGTGGCTTCAACCCCGATGGAACTGTTGGCCCTAGAGGAGGGCCAAATAGCCGCCCTGATCTTTCCGGTAGGTTTCTACAAAACCAAAGCCAAAACACTGAGAAGCATTTGTGACAGGCTTATTAATGATTACGACGGAAAGGTTCCAGACGATCTGGATGAACTTCTGAAGCTGAAAGGTGTAGGTCGAAAAACCGCGAACCTGGTTGTAACATTGGGCTTCGGCAAACTAGGGGTGTGCGTGGATACACATGTGCACAGGATAAGCAACAGACTCGGGTACGTCAAAACCAGGACCCCGGAACAAACTGAAATGGTTCTTCGCGAAAAATTGCCCGTTGACTATTGGATCGAATACAATGATCTTTTGGTAACTTGGGGCCAAAATGTCTGTGCTCCTATTTCTCCATTTTGTTCCAGATGCGCGATATTCGACTACTGTGAGCGAGTTGGTGTGAAAAAAAGTCGCTAA
- a CDS encoding TldD/PmbA family protein, with the protein MVDAIDIAEEILSKKNLDQWEIFWQTSSSFRCQTKKLETDFFQKADISGIAVRLVRNGKMGFSFSSNLDANSLAQTVETAEAIADVTVEDPDYGFVQPTDSKVESNGLFHPEINEMKELDKIGVARIIEESAFTYDKKVTSIRSSGYTDVELDVEIRNSHGLRLHGKSGLASIWIELMAQTGDEQEMCYWRYQSRNPRDLDPVRLAHIASDRAIKRLGGERISSMKCPVLIENIVAASFLETLSNTFLAESHFKKTASPRITIGVEVFSPLINIFDSGLDTDGAYAFPFDGEGTPARRTTVVGTGRIESLLSDSYHSRKMKASITGNCRRPGFDSTPFNGITNLFIQKGNLEIPDLMKELNSGIMITEVMGLHTANPITGDFSVGASGFLISGGQIVRPVKGIAIAGNLLDLFRKVIFLGSDFEFFGNVGAPSMVVEILAVSGQ; encoded by the coding sequence ATGGTGGACGCAATCGACATAGCTGAAGAGATCTTAAGCAAGAAGAACTTAGATCAATGGGAAATTTTTTGGCAGACATCATCCAGCTTTCGCTGCCAGACCAAGAAACTCGAGACTGATTTTTTTCAAAAGGCCGATATTTCTGGAATAGCCGTCCGATTGGTGAGAAACGGCAAGATGGGATTTTCATTCAGCTCGAATCTTGATGCAAATAGCTTGGCCCAAACTGTTGAAACGGCCGAGGCAATCGCTGATGTTACTGTTGAAGATCCAGACTACGGTTTTGTTCAGCCAACTGATTCAAAAGTCGAATCAAACGGACTATTTCATCCTGAAATTAACGAAATGAAAGAACTCGACAAAATTGGTGTAGCTAGAATCATTGAAGAATCAGCGTTCACGTATGACAAAAAGGTAACTTCTATCAGATCTTCAGGGTATACGGATGTTGAGCTTGATGTTGAAATCCGAAATTCTCATGGTTTGAGACTTCATGGAAAATCGGGATTGGCTTCGATATGGATCGAATTGATGGCCCAAACCGGCGACGAGCAGGAAATGTGTTATTGGAGGTATCAATCAAGGAACCCAAGGGATCTTGATCCTGTTCGTTTGGCTCACATCGCTTCGGACCGAGCTATTAAGAGACTGGGCGGGGAACGGATTTCTTCTATGAAATGTCCGGTTCTGATCGAAAATATTGTGGCTGCCAGCTTTCTCGAGACCCTTTCAAATACTTTTCTCGCTGAAAGTCATTTTAAGAAGACGGCCTCTCCACGAATAACAATTGGGGTTGAGGTCTTTTCTCCATTAATCAACATATTCGACAGTGGTCTGGACACAGATGGGGCCTACGCTTTTCCGTTCGATGGAGAAGGGACTCCGGCCAGGCGCACTACAGTTGTCGGAACCGGAAGAATCGAATCTTTACTTTCCGACAGCTATCACAGTCGTAAAATGAAAGCGTCAATCACTGGCAATTGCAGGCGTCCAGGCTTTGATAGTACCCCATTCAACGGGATAACCAATCTCTTTATTCAAAAAGGAAATCTGGAGATTCCGGATCTGATGAAGGAGTTGAACTCAGGGATCATGATTACCGAAGTGATGGGATTGCACACGGCGAATCCGATTACAGGAGATTTCTCGGTAGGAGCTTCGGGTTTCCTGATTTCTGGCGGACAAATAGTTCGCCCTGTTAAAGGGATAGCAATAGCCGGGAATCTGCTCGACCTTTTCAGAAAAGTCATTTTCTTAGGTTCTGATTTTGAATTCTTTGGAAATGTCGGAGCGCCTTCAATGGTAGTTGAAATTCTTGCTGTCAGCGGCCAGTAA
- a CDS encoding tetratricopeptide repeat protein codes for MISKAKLLNEKNNFAMAVRYLNEALKRSPKSVEAYLLRGEALDRMGLPMKALQDFNKYIGLRPNDLEGYIKRGDTNNFNHDPKAAIVDYDKALHFVPDSRSALLGRGMAYASLERYDLAIRDYESLLNKYPWDHEAWANLGIVYAHIGKKDQALQSFTKALKVEQNSEWRAKINRMMDELSVSSKSEKPKRKGPTRFPMNRDSRLW; via the coding sequence TTGATCTCTAAAGCTAAGCTGCTTAATGAAAAGAATAATTTTGCAATGGCTGTCAGATATCTGAATGAAGCTTTGAAACGGTCTCCTAAATCTGTTGAAGCGTATTTGTTGCGCGGAGAGGCTCTTGACAGGATGGGTCTCCCCATGAAGGCTCTTCAAGACTTCAATAAATACATCGGCTTGCGGCCGAATGATCTCGAAGGCTACATTAAGAGAGGTGATACCAACAATTTCAATCATGACCCTAAGGCGGCCATCGTTGATTACGACAAGGCTCTGCATTTTGTCCCGGATTCAAGGTCCGCCCTTCTGGGGCGAGGTATGGCCTATGCAAGTCTTGAGCGCTATGATCTTGCCATACGGGATTATGAATCCCTATTGAACAAATATCCCTGGGACCACGAGGCGTGGGCAAATTTGGGAATCGTTTACGCTCACATAGGAAAAAAGGACCAGGCGCTTCAGAGTTTCACAAAAGCTCTGAAGGTTGAGCAAAACAGCGAATGGAGGGCCAAAATAAATCGTATGATGGACGAACTCTCAGTCTCTTCTAAATCCGAAAAACCAAAACGCAAGGGGCCAACACGGTTTCCGATGAACCGAGACTCCAGATTGTGGTAA
- a CDS encoding DUF2062 domain-containing protein, producing the protein MTLQAWLVLPHLNLSNTKNFLRNILIGFKGFFVDPFVLSHNPPWFDARGVFVGLFIGTGIPLGAQTICLGLFRLAVRFNVILALAFTWVNNPLTVAPMYYGFYLIGSFVLNKPAVTDLQQFYLLITPVLQAKEILIAIRQFLALGSDIILSWFVGAFLTAIPLGFAGYFVTLRIQTSRAIKRASLTRISP; encoded by the coding sequence TTGACGCTGCAAGCTTGGTTGGTTTTACCTCACTTGAATTTGTCCAATACGAAAAATTTTCTAAGGAACATATTAATTGGATTTAAGGGTTTCTTTGTAGATCCATTCGTCCTGTCGCACAATCCCCCGTGGTTTGACGCTCGAGGAGTCTTTGTAGGGCTTTTTATCGGCACGGGCATCCCCCTTGGAGCCCAGACGATTTGTTTGGGTCTGTTCAGATTGGCCGTACGATTCAATGTGATTTTGGCGTTAGCGTTTACCTGGGTCAATAACCCTCTAACCGTGGCGCCAATGTATTACGGGTTTTACCTGATTGGATCGTTTGTGTTGAACAAACCTGCTGTAACAGATTTACAGCAATTTTACCTCTTAATTACCCCTGTTCTTCAAGCTAAAGAGATTCTTATAGCTATAAGACAATTTCTCGCATTAGGCTCGGACATTATTCTGAGTTGGTTTGTTGGGGCTTTTCTTACGGCTATACCTCTGGGGTTCGCAGGGTATTTTGTAACCTTGCGGATTCAAACGTCCCGAGCGATAAAACGCGCTTCGTTAACCCGGATTTCGCCCTAG
- a CDS encoding enoyl-CoA hydratase, translating into MDYKDIIVSASNSIGTITLNSPHTANALSKNMILEVTCALKTFRDEASTKVIIIKAAGRHFCSGHNLTEMIDGDVTEYKFIFRQCSDMMLLIHEISQIVIAQIHGVATAAGCQLAAQCDLSICTETARFATPGVKIGLFCSGPMVALSRAIGRKSALEMLMTGRFVSAKEAELYGLVNRITPEAELEKTTQDVAEAIAKSSPLTLAIGKKAFYAQIDMPENKAYDHATEVMTLNLMTQDAQNGIKAFLEKKNPVWQGR; encoded by the coding sequence ATGGATTACAAAGACATTATTGTCAGCGCCTCAAATTCCATTGGTACAATAACCCTGAACTCGCCGCATACCGCCAACGCGTTGTCCAAGAATATGATTTTAGAAGTAACCTGCGCGCTCAAGACGTTCCGCGACGAAGCTTCAACAAAGGTCATAATAATTAAGGCCGCAGGAAGGCATTTTTGTTCGGGTCACAATCTGACGGAAATGATTGACGGGGATGTTACGGAATATAAATTTATTTTCAGACAATGCTCGGACATGATGCTGCTCATACATGAGATCTCACAGATTGTCATCGCCCAGATTCACGGGGTAGCCACGGCCGCAGGGTGCCAGTTAGCGGCTCAATGTGATCTTTCCATTTGCACGGAGACAGCGCGGTTTGCTACGCCGGGCGTAAAAATAGGGCTTTTTTGTAGCGGTCCCATGGTTGCGCTCAGCAGGGCCATAGGAAGGAAAAGCGCCCTTGAAATGCTTATGACAGGACGCTTTGTTTCAGCAAAGGAGGCAGAGCTTTACGGTCTTGTTAACCGAATCACCCCTGAAGCGGAATTGGAAAAAACTACTCAAGATGTGGCGGAAGCGATCGCCAAATCGAGCCCGTTGACTTTGGCTATTGGGAAAAAGGCTTTCTACGCGCAGATCGACATGCCTGAAAACAAGGCTTACGACCATGCGACCGAGGTCATGACGTTGAACCTTATGACACAAGACGCGCAAAATGGAATCAAAGCCTTTCTTGAAAAAAAGAACCCTGTATGGCAAGGCCGCTGA
- a CDS encoding carboxymuconolactone decarboxylase family protein: MYLPEIFKQFVERHGEVADKFREVGELCSKAGRLDAKTQHLIQLGISVGAGSKGGVRSHARRALEAGASKDDLLQATLLSATIVGFPAMIAAYGWVQEMLPHAEKS, encoded by the coding sequence ATGTATCTTCCAGAAATTTTTAAACAGTTCGTGGAACGCCATGGAGAAGTGGCGGACAAATTTAGGGAAGTGGGCGAGCTTTGCTCTAAGGCCGGGCGCCTCGACGCCAAAACTCAACACCTGATTCAACTTGGAATCTCCGTGGGCGCAGGCTCAAAAGGAGGTGTCAGGTCCCACGCAAGACGCGCATTGGAAGCCGGGGCGTCGAAAGATGATTTGCTCCAGGCTACATTGCTTTCCGCCACGATAGTCGGATTCCCGGCGATGATAGCCGCTTACGGGTGGGTTCAGGAAATGTTGCCACACGCAGAGAAGAGTTAG
- a CDS encoding radical SAM protein, giving the protein MNLRVCEIFKSIQGESSFAGMPFVIVRMTGCNLRCSYCDTQYAWEEGREIELLDLIQLVRDFETKHVLLTGGEPLAQRGSLELANRLSLENFIVLVETNGSMDISPLAGNVIVIMDIKCPGSQQSHMMNWDNISALRPTDEVKFVLSDRADYEWAKEILSKYFADLPQRILMSAVFGKLSTSDLAGWILSDNLRVRLQLQLHKYIWPDQIRGV; this is encoded by the coding sequence ATGAATTTAAGAGTTTGTGAAATTTTCAAGAGTATACAGGGCGAATCCTCTTTCGCCGGCATGCCTTTTGTCATTGTTAGAATGACCGGTTGCAACCTTCGTTGTTCTTACTGCGACACCCAATATGCTTGGGAAGAAGGTCGTGAAATAGAATTACTGGATTTGATCCAACTTGTTAGAGATTTTGAAACTAAGCATGTGCTTCTGACGGGTGGAGAACCGCTGGCTCAACGCGGATCACTCGAGCTTGCTAACCGCCTTTCTTTGGAGAACTTTATTGTTTTGGTGGAGACTAACGGTTCAATGGATATATCACCGCTAGCCGGCAATGTGATTGTGATCATGGATATCAAGTGCCCAGGCAGTCAACAGTCTCACATGATGAACTGGGATAACATATCAGCGTTACGCCCAACCGATGAAGTGAAGTTCGTATTGTCCGACAGAGCGGATTACGAGTGGGCAAAGGAAATTCTTTCGAAATACTTCGCCGATCTTCCTCAGCGCATTCTTATGTCAGCGGTATTTGGCAAATTGTCGACAAGCGACCTGGCTGGTTGGATTCTGTCTGACAATCTCCGAGTAAGACTTCAGTTACAATTACACAAGTATATCTGGCCGGACCAGATCAGAGGCGTATGA